The Acidobacteriota bacterium genome contains the following window.
AGCTCATGTTCCAGATCTGCCAGAATGTTAACTTTGGTTTGTTTTGCATAACGTTTTATCTGCCCGCGAAATACGCGAAAAGGACGCGAAAAATAGGAATAGGTCTAGAACGAATTTCATCGCAGAGTTACGCCGCGCAGAATGCGAGCAGAACGAGCCGGCAGCTCGACATTTACGCTGCCGTTCTTTACTTCGAAGGACCGAGGCTCGTCAAGCAGATCTACAAACGAGCCATTGGTCTTCGTCTGCTTGATCATCGACACATCGAACGTTACCGTTGCAGGCTTCGTCTCGTTGTTGAAAACGACCACAATTGCTTCCTTGTCGGTCATGCGTGCGTACGCCATCTGCTGTTCTTCGTCGAGCAGGTCAATGGTTTTGCCGCGGCGGAGCGGTTCGAATGTTTGACGGAGTTTTCCGAGTTTTGCCAGGTGATCCCAAACGTCTTTTTCCACCGCGTTTCTTCCTGGTGCGGCGAACTTGTCGATGCCGTCAGCCGGAAAACCGCCAGGGAAATCACGCCTGTTTTCCGGGTCGCCGCCGCTTTTCATGGCGATCTCGTCGCCGTAATAAAGGATCGGCGTGCCGCGTGAGGTCATGATGAGCGTGTTTGCGAGTTTCAGGCCTTCGACGGTCGCTCCGGGTTCGCCGAGAAAGCGTCCGACGTCGTGATTGCCGAGGAAAGTCGAGAGAACCTCGGGCCGCGGGTAGAGCCAGTCGTGGGCGAATGCCTGTGAGACCGCACGGATCGATTTTCCCTGGGCGAACGCATCGCGGATCGCGTAATACGTTGTGAAATCGAAGAGCGTGTCGATCTGCGTGTCGATGCCGTCGTGGCCTTTGCGGCCGGTCTGAAAATACGAGAGCAATGCCGGATCGCCGTCGAAAAGCTCGCCGAGAATGTTTACCTTTGGATATTGACGCTTGATCGCGGCTCCCCATTTCGCCCAAAAGGTACGCGGCACGTGCGGCAGCGTATCCATACGGATCGCGTCGTAACCGACTCGCTCGATCCACCAAATGCTGTTCTGGATCAGGTATTTTTCGACCTCGGGATCGTCCTGGTTAAAGTCGGGAAGAATATCGACGAACCATCCTTCGAGATTGCGCCGCTGCGTCTGGTAGGACGCGCGCGGATTCATCGTCGTCCATTTTTGCCAGTTGTTCGAGAGATGATTGTCGGCGGTGCCGTTCCACCAGCTCGGTGTCGGCGGATCATTTGCCCAGACGTGATACGGCCCGGTGTGGTTGGCGACCTGATCCTGGACCATTTTGAGGCCCATAGCGTGGGCTTTGTCGACCAGCTCTTTTAATTTATCAACATCGCCGAAATGCTCATCGACGCTGTACATATCGACCGCGCCGTAGCCGTGGTATCCCGTGGTTTTTTCCCCGTCGTAAACTTCCTTTTCGTCGAGCTTGTTGTTGTTGTCGTAGATCGGTGTCGTCCAGATCGCGGTCACTCCGAGCGATTTGAGATAGGGGAGTTTGCTGATGATGCCCTCGAGATCGCCGCCGTGATATCGCCGCGTTTTGCTGCGGTCGTAAAGGCCTTTTGAGATCGCGGGGTCATTATTTGAAGTGTCACCGTCAGCAAACCGGTCAGGCATCAGCAGGTAGATGACGTCGTCCGGCGAGAATCCTTGATATTTCCCAACTGCCGACGGCCGCGAGTTGACCTCAAAATCGAATGTAGTTGTTTTACCGTTTCCGTTAACCGACAGTTTCTTTATGCCCGGAGCCGTTGTTGGTGGAATCGTAAGATCAAAGAACAGATAATGGCCGTTCTCGCTGTGTTTGTAATTGCCGGCACTCAAACCGGTAGGAACTGTGACCGTCGCACTCTTCAGGCCGGTGCCGCGAAGCAGCACGCGGACCGGGTTGATCGTCATTCCCGTCCACCAATTCGGCGGATCTATTTTTTCGACTGTCGGGGTCTGAGCCGCCGCCGGTAGAACGTAGGCAGCTAAAAGCAAGACTATTATGAGGCGTATTTTATTTTGCATGTTTCCAAAAAAGTATTGCGCGGCACACCGCGATCAAAACAAAGGCAATTACGATGTATTCAGCGATCCGGATCATGTCCACCAGGTACCAGGCGATCTCGACATTTTCGCCGCCGATCCGCGACACGCATATGAAAGCCTGGCCAAATTCAGTGCCGTCAGATGTTTCTATCGAAACTACTTCTCTCGCCAGCCTTGAGGCTGTAGGGCAAAGAAGCTCCAGCGGCTTGTTGTAGAAGGCGTTTCCGGCCCCGTCGAATATAAATCCCAAGAAGGCAAACAATCCGACATAAAGCCAGACCGAGTCTTCGGAAAACTTGAAACGGAGCGGAAAGACTGCGTCATGGTATTTCCAGAGAAATACCGCCCCAAAGATCAGGAGAGCGACTGACGCGAGGCCTTCGACGTAATAGAACGAGAATTTGAGAGCCAGCATTGCGACAAAAAACAACATCGCTCCAGCGACAAAGAAGACATTCACATGCCTCTCAAAAAGATCATCAAACCAATTCCGCAAGGCTCTCGTCCTCGAGCGAGGAGCGGCTGAAGTTCGAGCTGCCTTTGCATTCTTGGTCTTTTTCTTAGCTTCCGACGCTCCGGCCATAAATTTCCGACAGTTCTTTCAATCTGGCTGCGTTCTCTTCAGAAAGATCGGCACGACTGCATCGCCAGTACCAGTTGCCCGAATCTGACGCAGGCAAATTCATACGGGCTTCCGTGCCTAACCCCAGCACATCCTGCATCGGAGCGATCGCCGTATCCGCAACTGACGCCCATACTGCCCGGATAAAGTCCCAATGGATCTCTTTACCATCTGAAGCGAGGTAACTCAGGCAGTAGTCGTGTTCGCGGCTGATCTCTTTTTCGTCCCGGGTCGAGCCTGCTCCGGCCTGTGAGTTGTACCAACCGACCGTTGTATCGTTGTCGTGAGTGCCCGTGTAGGCGACGCAATTCTTGATGTAGTTGTGCGGCAGATCGTGATTTTTTGCGTCGCCGCCAAAGGCGAACTGCAGGATACGCATTCCCGGATAGCCGAAGCCGTCACGCAGTTCTTCAACATCTGGCGTGATGACGCCGAGGTCTTCGGCAATGATGGCGAGGTCGCCGAGCGAGCGTTTGAGGGCGATAAAAAGCTCCTTTCCGGGCACGTCGACCCAGCGTCCGTTCTCGGCAGTTTTGTCTTTTCCCGGAACTTCCCACGAAGCTGCAAACCCGCGAAAATGATCGATGCGAACGACGTCCACCGTTTGCAGTGTTGATGCAACGCGAGCGATCCACCATCGAAAATCGTCAGCCTGCATAGCGTCCCAATCGTAGATCGGATTGCCCCATAGTTGCCCCGTCTTCGAAAAATAGTCAGGGGGAACACCGGCAACGACCTTTGCTGTGCCGTCCTCGTTCAGCTTGAATTTTTTTTGATTGCACCATACGTCGGCTGAATCGGCAGCGACGAAGATCGGAATATCGCCGATGATCTTGATGCCCTTGCGATTGGCGTATTCTTTGAGCTCAAACCACTGCCTGAAGAACAGGAACTGATAGAATTTTTCAGCCTGGACCTGGTCGTAGAGGTTCTCGTGAGCTTCCTCGATGGCATTGCCGTCTCGCAATTTAAGGGCTGATGGCCATTCGAACCAAGCCTTTTGATCCTGTTGTAATTTGACCGCTCGGTAAAGGGCGTAGTCATCCAGCCAGAAGTCGTTCTGCTGGCAAAAGGTCTCAAATTTGCCGCGAAGATCCACGCTGGTGATGTGATGAAAACCTTCGAAGGCCCGGGGGAGAAGTTGGGTTTTCCAATTATAAACGCCTCCGAAATCCACCTTGTGTTCCTCAAAATCCGGCAGGTCGGAAAGGTCCGTTTCGGTGATCAAGCCGTCCTCGATCAGCATTTCCGGCGAGATCATCAGCGGGTTGCCGGCAAAGGCCGAGAAGCATTGATAAGGTGAATCGCCAAATCCGGTCGGCCCAAGCGGAAGGATCTGCCAGTAAGCTTGACGAGCCGCAGCCAGGAAATCGACGAAACGGTAAGCTTCGCTGCCGAGATCGCCGATGCCATACTTGCCGGGCAGCGAAGTCGGATGAAGAAGAATTCCTGAAGCTCGCGGAAATTTATTGGGCATAAAATTACTAATTCAAAACCGGGCTTAGCGCGCCGTCCGCAAGCGTCCCCGGCTCTTTTCCGTCCAGCCAGGCGTTCAGATCGGCGATCTGATTCTCGTTCTGCGGGTTTGCGATCCGGGCTCCGTCCGCGAAATAGATGATCGTCATCACTTCGCGGAGTCTCGATTCCGACCGATTTTCGCCCGCTCCGTGGATCGTCCAACCCAGATGAAATGTCGCATCACCTGCTTTCATCGACGCGGCCTTTGAAATCTCAAACTTTTCGTCGCGAATGTAAGCCTCATATGTTTCCTGGCTCTCGTCCGAGATCGCCTGACTTCCGATCGGCCCTTTTACATGTGAGCCGGATGCGAAGGTGATCATTCCCATCGTTTCGTCAATATCGACGAGCGGCATCCACATTGTGATCGTGCGGTCGGTATCGAGCGGCCAATAATATTGGTCCTGATGCCAAGGCGTCGCACCGCCGCCCGCCTCCTTAAAGAGAGCCTGATCGTGATAAAGCCGAACCTTTTCTACGCCAAGCAGTTCGGCCGCAAGCTGGGCAAATCTTCGGCTAAAGACAAATTTCTTGACAGTAGTATCCCGCATCCATAGATTCGTCGTCTGCAGGAACGCCTTGCCGTATGTATCTCTTTCTTCGATATTTCGTGATTCGTTGTTATAGCGGAAACCTGCATCGCGGATCGCGGGCCCAAATGCAGCGATCTCATCCGCCGTCGCGACCGACCTCAGTAAAATATGGCCGTCAGCTGCGAATCTGGTTCGATCCGCTCCTGCCAGATCATATTTGTCGCGTAAGTCCATCGTCTCTTTATAAAATCAGGGCGTGAAAACATTATGTTTCACGCCCTGAAAAACAACAACTTTAGGCTACGCTCCGTTGAGCGTGCTGCCTAGAATTGCAGACGTGCTCCGAACTGGATCTGACGATTCGTAAATCCATAGGTCGACGTGATCGTACCAAAACCGTTCGAGGTGCTGGTGTTGTTCAGATCGGTATTCGGCGGCGTAAGCTGCGGCGTATTGAACAGGTTAAAGAACTCGGCACGGAACTGGAACTTAACCCGTTCCGTGATCCCGAAATCCTTGCTTAGTCCCATATTAACCTGCTGACCCGACGGCCCGCGAAGGCTGTTGCGTCCGAGATTGCCGAAACGAGTCGCCGGTGCGTTAGTGAACGCTGAGCGGTTCAGATACAGGCTGTTGTTGCCGGTATACGGATCGCCGGTTAGGTCAACTCTCACACCATCGCGACGAACGTCGAAGGTCTGGCCGCTCTGTGCACGGAAGATGCCGTTGATCTGCCATCCGCCAAGTACCGCGTTCAAACCGCGATTCCAGTTGGTGCCCCAACGTCGTCCGGTTCCCCACGGAAGATCGTAAACCGTTTCGAACGAGAAGACATGCGGGAAATCGAGACGCGAGGTCGCGAACGGCTCGACAAAGTTGAGGTTAAGATCCGCAACGCTGTCGAAGGCACCTTCGCCGTTATCTTTGGTCTTCGAATAGGTGTAAGCCGCACGATACTGCCAACCGTTCGAAAAGCGTCGATTGAGCTGTACCTGAAGCGAATCATACTGCGATTTGCCGTTGTCGTCGCGAACATTGACACGTCCGCCGTTCGTGTAGCACGGTGCGGTCGTGCGTCCGTTAGGACACGCGACGTTCGTTCCGGCTTCGCGGATGTTTCCGTTCAGGTTGTAATAAAGAGCCAGGTTGCGGCCGCGAGTTCCAACGTAACCGACGCTGAGTGCCGTGTTATCGGTCAGCTGACGCTGGTACTGAATGTTGAACTGGTGAATGTTCGAGGTCTTGTTATCCGGCCTGATAGCCAGGACGGTGACGTTCTGAGGATTGTTTAAATTAACATCCGAGACGCTGCCCAGCGGCAAAGCACCGGTCGCGAGACGCGAATCAAGCGAGTTATTGGGGGCACGTCCTGAAAGCGTGATACGGACGCCGTCGGTGTAGTTGAACTGCGAGAATCCGCTGTAAGGTGGATTCTGGGCAAGCTGGTTGTCGATACCGCCGCGATCGAGGAAGTAGAACAAACCGTAACCGCCGCGAAGCGATGATTTGCCCTTGCCGTCAAGATCGTACGCGAATCCGATACGCGGGCCGAAATTGTTGGTATCAGTATCGGTTAGCGAATCCTTGTTGCCTGACGCAACGACGAGGCGTCCGGTGGCGAGATCAAAGTTTGCCTGACGGCCGTACATTTCCGTCGGGTTTGTGAAGTATTCATAACGAAGGCCGAGATTCAGCGTTAGTCTGCTCGAAACCTTCCAGTCATCCTGAGCAAACAGGCCGTTCTCCCAGTTTCGCGTGCCGACCGTTCCGAACGGCGGGCCGATCTGATAGTTACAGACGAATCCAATAAGCAGGTCGGCCTGTTCATTGCCCGTCGAAGCTGCACCGCCGCACTGCGACGGGTCGCCGTTACCGATCAGGAAGAAATAGCCTTTACCGCGGTTCGGACGATAGAGGGCGACATCGCGCCGGATGATCGTACCGCCGAATTTTAAGGTATGGCTCCCGCTCGTGAAGCTGACGCTGTCAACGATCTGATATGTGTTCTGCGGAACCAGATACGGGCCGAAATCACCCGTATATTCGAGCTGGCCGTTATAGCCGCCGATCAATGCCCCGCCGCCGAGGTTAGCATCGCGGTTTGCATTCGGAATTCCAAGATCGGCTGAGATGGCCCGGTCAAAGAATGGAGGGGTATAGCCGAATTTGATGCGGTTCGCCTGAATACGAAATTCATTTACGACCCTCGAACTCAGAACCGAGTTCAGGCCGACAACTAAGCCTTGTGTATCGGTCGGGTTCGTTCCCGAACCAAATCCGGCCGGCAGATCAGGCAGCCTTGAGGTCGTCGTCTGACGAAAACGGCCTTTGCTAAAGCGGCCGAACATCTGATTGTTGGTCGAGAGGGAAGCGTCACCTCTGATATCGAAAGTGTCAGTGTTCGTGTTCTCGACACGTGTCGAGACGTAGTTACTCTGGAATCCTGTTCCGTTGTTAGGCAGCGGGAACGCCTGGAGATATTTCAATCCAACGGGATTGAGACGATTGCCAGCGAGCTGGTCGAGGCGGTTGAATGCCACGCCGTTTCCGTTCGTGCAAAGGATCCCGTTCGTCGTCGTTCCGTTTACACAGACGTTCAGTCCGGTAAGCGGGTCTTTCAGCTGGGTAGTAAGCGTCGAAAAATTACCCGTGCGGAAGGCGGCAGTCGGTACCGACGCAAAATCCTGGCTCACCGGCAGAAACTGGCGAAGGCCTTCGTAATCGCCGAAGAAAAAGATCTTGTCTTTCCAGATCGCTCCGCCAAAGGTGCCGCCGAACTGTCCGCGGCGAAATTCGCGTTTCGATTGTTCAAATGTCGGCCTTGCATCAAGGTTGTCATTTCTCACAAAACCAAATGCACTGCCGAAGAAATCATTAGTTCCCGATTTGACGACGGAATTGATGATACCGCCGCCGCCGCGGCCGAATTCAGCCGTTGCGACGCTCGTTTGGACGCGGAATTCCTGAACCGCTTCAGCCGAAGGGAATACGTTGATCGTGTTTACCAGCGATTCGTTATTATCAACGCCATCGAGCAGGAAATTGTTCGCCTGTGTTCGCTGGCCGTTTACCGATAAAGCCGCACCGCCGGTGTTACGCGCTCGGTACGTCTCGGCATTGCCGGAAACGCCCGTCGCAAATCCAGCGGGAACTCCCTGTGTGACGCCGGGGGTCAGGCGGGCGAGTTCGAGAACATTTCGTCCGTTAAGAGGAAGGTCTACCGCTTCTCGTCCCTGGATCACCTGACTTAGTGCAGATGTCGTACTATCTACCTGCGGAATATCGCTCGTGACCGTCACCGTCTCGGATACCGCGCCTGCTTCAAGGCTAAAATTGAGATCCGCGTTCTGTGCAACCTCGAGAGTTATCTCTTGTTTGGTCGTCTTAAAATTGGTCTGACCAACTTCGATCTGGTAGCGGCCCGGCTGCAGCGACAGAATGCTGTATGTTCCGTCTGCTCCGCTGACCGTTTTGACTTCGCGGCCCGTGCCGATCGATCTAAGGCTAACGGTTGCGCCGCTGATGGCTGCTCCGTTAGCGTCCATGACGGAGCCCGAGATCCGGGCAGATTCCGTCTGCGCGATGCCGAACGTTACGACGCTCAGGATCGAGATCGTTAACATAACGATCCGCTTGAATGTAAGTAGTTTGCTTTTTTTCATACGACTGATCACCTCTGAAAAGTTAAGATCAGCATCGCAGACACCGAATAAATCGAGCAGCTTGCCAACCAGAAATCTAAATTACGGAAAATGCCAATGAGAAACAGAATTATTGTTTGTTGTGTAAACAAACAAAGTTTTAATATAAACGTAACCCGATGTCAAGAATAAATTCGCCAAAAATCAAAAAAAAACTTGAAAATTAATTTGCCGAGGCAAATTTTCTCGACAGAACTAGGCTTATCGAGCCCAATATTGTCGGATTATCACCCAAAGCCGACGGAACGATGTTAGTTCGGACGAGTTCGTGGCGAATACTGCGCTTTGCCATCTCATTTATCTCTTCGCTGATCAGATCCCACGCTTTAACAATGCTCCCCGAGACGACGATCGTCTCCGGGCTGAAGCCGATGATCAAATTGGATATACCGATACCAAGATATCTTGCCGTTTCGTTCAAAACCCTTGTCGCCTGACGTTCGCCGTTTTTTGCCAGGCCGATAAATCTTTCGATATCGATAGCTGCCGCACCGTGGCCATTTACCGAACCATACCGTTGAATTATCGCTTTTTCAGAGGCATGTGCCTCCCAGCAATCGCGTCGGCCGCACGAGCACGTGACCGGTGCATTCTCGCCGACGAACATATGGCCGAATTCGCCCGCCGCGCCGCTCTCGCCGCGGTAGACCTGGCCGTCGACGATGATTCCGGTTCCGATACCCTCGGCGATCAGAAGCATTATGAAGTTTCGCGTTCTCTTTATCTCGTCTGACCCGAACCAGAGCTCGGCGAGAGCGACCGCATTTGCGTCGTTGTCAATGATCACGGGCAAGCCGGTGGCTGCGTGGATCCGCTGACCGATGTCCCAATCTGACCATTGAAAGTACGGTATATACAGCATTCTGCCGGATTCCTGGTCGGCGATGCCGGGAATGCTGATCCCGACTTCCAGGCCGGTTCCTGGATTGTTGTCGGCAAAGTGCGTCACCTTCGACAGGATCTGCTCGTTCATGTAGCCGATGTCCGGAGAGGTCGGAAAGACCTCGCTCCGCATAATGCTCCCGGTCAGGTCGGCGAGAACGATAGTTGTCTCCCGAGGCGTCACATCAACTCCGATAACAGCTGGCGTTCCCGTTCGCAGCCGCAGCAATGTCGGCTTGCGGCCACCTGTCGAATCGCCTGTTCCTATCTCTTCGATCAGCCCTTCGGCCGTCAAATTATCTACGATCGCCGAAACGGTCGAACGCTGCAGAGATGTCTCGCGAGCGATCTCGGCTCGCGAGATCGGAGATCTAGCTCGAACATAATTTAGTACGATCTGTTTGTTAATATCCCGGATCGTATTATGTCGCGCGATTTGGTCTTTTGCTCCATGAAGGTATATCTTTTTCATCTAAACTTATCGCACTTGAGGGGTTTTCCAGATTAAGGTACACAAAGTTTGTTCGAAAAACAAACTAAGATCACACTTTTTCATGATGTTCACAATAATGCGAGCCCCGGCAGTGGTTAATTAGCCGACACTGAGCTCCCTTTTATGGAGCATAAGTTCTTATTTGTGTTATAAATGACAAGCAATTGGAAACTTTTCAAATATACAAGAATTTAGCCTGGCTTAACGACCTATCAGCGGACGAGGCGATGGATGTATTTCGTTCATGCAGCGGTTCGGAGCTCTGGGCTCGGAGTATGGCCGAGAAGCGTCCGTTTGTAATGCTTGACAGCTTGTATGAGGCGGCGGATTCGATATGGTTCGCCCTGCCGCCTGCGGAATGGGCCGCCGCATTCTCGACCCTGCAGGTCGATCTTCCCGCGATAGAACTGGCGGAATTAGCGAGCTTGTATAAGGCGAAGTTCGGGTTTATATTTGTGGTGTGGCCTAATGGGAAGAGTTCCGATGAAATGCTCGCAATATGCCGGGCGCGTCTTGGGAACTCCGTTGAGACGGAAATACAGATAGCCGCCGAGGAACATAGGAAAGTTCTCGTGAGCAGGCTTAACAAACTACTAGAAAAATGAGCGGGATAACAACATACATACTCGACACAACCTCAGGCCGTCCCGGTGCAGGAATTCCCGCTGTACTTGAACGGAAGACACATTCAGCCGGCTGGCAGGCTATCGCCGAAGGTATCACCGACGTTGACGGGCGAATAAACGATCTGCTCGAGCCGAAAGACGTGTTCTTACCCGGACACTACCGGTTGATATTCGAGATCGGCCCGTATTTTTTGCTGAAGAGCATTGAGTGCTTTTTCCCGCAGATCACCATTAGTTTTGTGGTGAAGGATCCGATGCAGCACTACCACGTGCCGCTATTGCTGAGTCCCTTTGGATATTCGACATTTCGAGGCCGTTGAGTCGTAGAAAATACCTCGATGAACAGCACACTTTCCTCTGATATGGTGAAAAGGGTCACCGCTCAGTTGAGTCCAGCCTTAGCCTCTATTGCTGATCAATATCCCGGAGAACGCCCCGAGCGCCAGCCGATCCACACGGTTTACGGCGGAGCGCATCTCTTTAAAGCAGACACAACAAATAAGCTTGGAGTGATCGCGGCAAAGTCGCTGGCGGGCTTTGCTCATGACAGTGGTGCTTTTGCCAGTATTTTTGGCCTGCCGTCTGCCCTGGGTGAGATCGTCCATGCCCGTGTTAACGAAAAACTGGCTCGAGAAGCTATCGAGGATCTGAGGATCGATTTTGAAGATGGCTATGGGGTAAGAACGGATGCCGAAGAGGACGGCCACGCCGTAACCGCTACGGAGGAAACCTCAAAGGCTCTGGCTGCCGGAACTCTGCCGCCATTTTTTGGCATTCGGATCAAATCCTTCAGCCCGGAAACCCTCGCGCGGTCGATCAGAACACTTGTCCTATATCTTACGGCTTTATGCCGCGAAACGGACGGAAGATTGCCGGAGAATTTTGTAGTCACGCTCCCAAAGATCGTTTCGCCCGCACAAGTGACCGCTCTCGCCGACATTCTCGATGAGATCGAAGCCCGACTAAACCTCAAACCTGGGATCATCAAGATCGAGATCATGATCGAGACGGTGCAGTCGATCATTTCGCCGGACGGCCGATCCGCGTTGCCGGAACTCGTCGCAGCCGCCAGGGGACGATGTCGGGGCGCTCATTTCGGTGCGTTCGATTACACCGCCGATTGCGGGGTCACCGCCCAGTACCAGGATCTGCGGCATCCTTCGT
Protein-coding sequences here:
- a CDS encoding TonB-dependent receptor, which codes for MKKSKLLTFKRIVMLTISILSVVTFGIAQTESARISGSVMDANGAAISGATVSLRSIGTGREVKTVSGADGTYSILSLQPGRYQIEVGQTNFKTTKQEITLEVAQNADLNFSLEAGAVSETVTVTSDIPQVDSTTSALSQVIQGREAVDLPLNGRNVLELARLTPGVTQGVPAGFATGVSGNAETYRARNTGGAALSVNGQRTQANNFLLDGVDNNESLVNTINVFPSAEAVQEFRVQTSVATAEFGRGGGGIINSVVKSGTNDFFGSAFGFVRNDNLDARPTFEQSKREFRRGQFGGTFGGAIWKDKIFFFGDYEGLRQFLPVSQDFASVPTAAFRTGNFSTLTTQLKDPLTGLNVCVNGTTTNGILCTNGNGVAFNRLDQLAGNRLNPVGLKYLQAFPLPNNGTGFQSNYVSTRVENTNTDTFDIRGDASLSTNNQMFGRFSKGRFRQTTTSRLPDLPAGFGSGTNPTDTQGLVVGLNSVLSSRVVNEFRIQANRIKFGYTPPFFDRAISADLGIPNANRDANLGGGALIGGYNGQLEYTGDFGPYLVPQNTYQIVDSVSFTSGSHTLKFGGTIIRRDVALYRPNRGKGYFFLIGNGDPSQCGGAASTGNEQADLLIGFVCNYQIGPPFGTVGTRNWENGLFAQDDWKVSSRLTLNLGLRYEYFTNPTEMYGRQANFDLATGRLVVASGNKDSLTDTDTNNFGPRIGFAYDLDGKGKSSLRGGYGLFYFLDRGGIDNQLAQNPPYSGFSQFNYTDGVRITLSGRAPNNSLDSRLATGALPLGSVSDVNLNNPQNVTVLAIRPDNKTSNIHQFNIQYQRQLTDNTALSVGYVGTRGRNLALYYNLNGNIREAGTNVACPNGRTTAPCYTNGGRVNVRDDNGKSQYDSLQVQLNRRFSNGWQYRAAYTYSKTKDNGEGAFDSVADLNLNFVEPFATSRLDFPHVFSFETVYDLPWGTGRRWGTNWNRGLNAVLGGWQINGIFRAQSGQTFDVRRDGVRVDLTGDPYTGNNSLYLNRSAFTNAPATRFGNLGRNSLRGPSGQQVNMGLSKDFGITERVKFQFRAEFFNLFNTPQLTPPNTDLNNTSTSNGFGTITSTYGFTNRQIQFGARLQF
- a CDS encoding ROK family transcriptional regulator; this translates as MKKIYLHGAKDQIARHNTIRDINKQIVLNYVRARSPISRAEIARETSLQRSTVSAIVDNLTAEGLIEEIGTGDSTGGRKPTLLRLRTGTPAVIGVDVTPRETTIVLADLTGSIMRSEVFPTSPDIGYMNEQILSKVTHFADNNPGTGLEVGISIPGIADQESGRMLYIPYFQWSDWDIGQRIHAATGLPVIIDNDANAVALAELWFGSDEIKRTRNFIMLLIAEGIGTGIIVDGQVYRGESGAAGEFGHMFVGENAPVTCSCGRRDCWEAHASEKAIIQRYGSVNGHGAAAIDIERFIGLAKNGERQATRVLNETARYLGIGISNLIIGFSPETIVVSGSIVKAWDLISEEINEMAKRSIRHELVRTNIVPSALGDNPTILGSISLVLSRKFASAN
- the uraH gene encoding hydroxyisourate hydrolase yields the protein MSGITTYILDTTSGRPGAGIPAVLERKTHSAGWQAIAEGITDVDGRINDLLEPKDVFLPGHYRLIFEIGPYFLLKSIECFFPQITISFVVKDPMQHYHVPLLLSPFGYSTFRGR
- a CDS encoding phosphoenolpyruvate kinase, whose amino-acid sequence is MNSTLSSDMVKRVTAQLSPALASIADQYPGERPERQPIHTVYGGAHLFKADTTNKLGVIAAKSLAGFAHDSGAFASIFGLPSALGEIVHARVNEKLAREAIEDLRIDFEDGYGVRTDAEEDGHAVTATEETSKALAAGTLPPFFGIRIKSFSPETLARSIRTLVLYLTALCRETDGRLPENFVVTLPKIVSPAQVTALADILDEIEARLNLKPGIIKIEIMIETVQSIISPDGRSALPELVAAARGRCRGAHFGAFDYTADCGVTAQYQDLRHPSCDLARQIMQVSLARTGVYLSDGVTTVMPIAPHRGDALSAEQITENEAVVRSAWRLHYDNCRWALQNGFYQGWDLHPAQIPARYAAVYSFFLEGLDQTSDRLNNFLEKAAQATLVGNNFDDAATGQGLLNYFTRAINCGALTEQGALERTGLSLEQLRSGSFAAIIKQINV
- a CDS encoding phytanoyl-CoA dioxygenase family protein; amino-acid sequence: MDLRDKYDLAGADRTRFAADGHILLRSVATADEIAAFGPAIRDAGFRYNNESRNIEERDTYGKAFLQTTNLWMRDTTVKKFVFSRRFAQLAAELLGVEKVRLYHDQALFKEAGGGATPWHQDQYYWPLDTDRTITMWMPLVDIDETMGMITFASGSHVKGPIGSQAISDESQETYEAYIRDEKFEISKAASMKAGDATFHLGWTIHGAGENRSESRLREVMTIIYFADGARIANPQNENQIADLNAWLDGKEPGTLADGALSPVLN
- the malQ gene encoding 4-alpha-glucanotransferase, with the translated sequence MPNKFPRASGILLHPTSLPGKYGIGDLGSEAYRFVDFLAAARQAYWQILPLGPTGFGDSPYQCFSAFAGNPLMISPEMLIEDGLITETDLSDLPDFEEHKVDFGGVYNWKTQLLPRAFEGFHHITSVDLRGKFETFCQQNDFWLDDYALYRAVKLQQDQKAWFEWPSALKLRDGNAIEEAHENLYDQVQAEKFYQFLFFRQWFELKEYANRKGIKIIGDIPIFVAADSADVWCNQKKFKLNEDGTAKVVAGVPPDYFSKTGQLWGNPIYDWDAMQADDFRWWIARVASTLQTVDVVRIDHFRGFAASWEVPGKDKTAENGRWVDVPGKELFIALKRSLGDLAIIAEDLGVITPDVEELRDGFGYPGMRILQFAFGGDAKNHDLPHNYIKNCVAYTGTHDNDTTVGWYNSQAGAGSTRDEKEISREHDYCLSYLASDGKEIHWDFIRAVWASVADTAIAPMQDVLGLGTEARMNLPASDSGNWYWRCSRADLSEENAARLKELSEIYGRSVGS
- a CDS encoding cyclomaltodextrinase N-terminal domain-containing protein; translation: MQNKIRLIIVLLLAAYVLPAAAQTPTVEKIDPPNWWTGMTINPVRVLLRGTGLKSATVTVPTGLSAGNYKHSENGHYLFFDLTIPPTTAPGIKKLSVNGNGKTTTFDFEVNSRPSAVGKYQGFSPDDVIYLLMPDRFADGDTSNNDPAISKGLYDRSKTRRYHGGDLEGIISKLPYLKSLGVTAIWTTPIYDNNNKLDEKEVYDGEKTTGYHGYGAVDMYSVDEHFGDVDKLKELVDKAHAMGLKMVQDQVANHTGPYHVWANDPPTPSWWNGTADNHLSNNWQKWTTMNPRASYQTQRRNLEGWFVDILPDFNQDDPEVEKYLIQNSIWWIERVGYDAIRMDTLPHVPRTFWAKWGAAIKRQYPKVNILGELFDGDPALLSYFQTGRKGHDGIDTQIDTLFDFTTYYAIRDAFAQGKSIRAVSQAFAHDWLYPRPEVLSTFLGNHDVGRFLGEPGATVEGLKLANTLIMTSRGTPILYYGDEIAMKSGGDPENRRDFPGGFPADGIDKFAAPGRNAVEKDVWDHLAKLGKLRQTFEPLRRGKTIDLLDEEQQMAYARMTDKEAIVVVFNNETKPATVTFDVSMIKQTKTNGSFVDLLDEPRSFEVKNGSVNVELPARSARILRGVTLR